GGAAGTATAATACTCTTTTCTTCGTGGTTTCTACAGCCACATTTAGGACATCTAAAATCCAATTTCATCACCCCAAGCCATATTTTTTATCCACTCTAGTTCCTCATCCAAATAACTCATACAGTCAAATCTAATTTTATAATTATTAAACTTCTTATTCTGCATATATATTTGTGCCAAATTAAAAATTCTCAAAAGTTTCTTTTTATTAACAGCTTCATAGCCATAACCGTAATTATTTGTCTTTCTATATTTAACTTCTATAAATACTAATTCAAAATTTTTTTCAGCTATTATATCTATCTCGCCATATCTATTCCTATAATTCCTTTCAAGAATTTTATAATCATCTCTTATTAAAAAATCACAACTTTTTTCTTCATAGAAGCTACCTATTTTTCTTTTATTCATAAAATTTTACCCAAAAATGATTTTCTATGTATACCTTCTATAGCACCTATATTTTTTATAACTTCCACATGTCTTTTAGTTCCATAGCCTTTATGTTTTGAAAAATTATACTCAGGGTAATCCTTCTCCAAATCTCTCATAATTCTATCCCTAGTTACCTTTGCAATTATCGAAGCAGCTGCTATTGAAAGACTTTTAGAATCCCCTTTTATAATAGGCAGCTGATTCCCCTCGTACTCTCTTATTTTAAAATTCCCGTCCACTAAAACAATATTTGACTCATAGTCACCCAATTTCTGTTCCAGTTCTTTCAATGCCTTTCTCATTGCTAAAAATGTGGCATTTAAAATATTTATCTGATCTATTTCATCAGCTGATACAATACCTACAGCAACCTCAAAATTCTCTAATATTAAATCGTATAATCTTTCTCTTTTCTTTTCCGTCAATTTTTTAGAATCATTTATTTCTTCCAGACTTTCTGAATACTCTCTCAACTTGACTGCAGCTGCTACAACCGGTCCGGCTAGAGGTCCTCTGCCAGCCTCATCAACTCCAATAACCTCATTATATTCCAAATCAAATAAGTATAGATGATTAGTATTCATATTTTTTCTCCTACTATTTATATATTGAAACATCAAATTTCAATTTCTCAGCTACTTCTATAAAATCATCAAACAATGGTGCTGTAAATTTGTATTCCTTATCATCTATTGGATTTTTAAACTCTAACTTATATGCATGCAACATTTGCCTTTTTGCCAAATTATCAGAATTTCCATAGATACTGTCACCTAAAATTGGATGATTTATACTTTTCATATGAACTCTTATTTGATGAGTTCTACCTGTTTCTATTGCTACTTCAACAAGTGAATAATTTTCTACCTGTTGTACTACCTTATAATTAGATATGG
The window above is part of the Fusobacterium russii ATCC 25533 genome. Proteins encoded here:
- a CDS encoding ribonuclease HII; the encoded protein is MNTNHLYLFDLEYNEVIGVDEAGRGPLAGPVVAAAVKLREYSESLEEINDSKKLTEKKRERLYDLILENFEVAVGIVSADEIDQINILNATFLAMRKALKELEQKLGDYESNIVLVDGNFKIREYEGNQLPIIKGDSKSLSIAAASIIAKVTRDRIMRDLEKDYPEYNFSKHKGYGTKRHVEVIKNIGAIEGIHRKSFLGKIL
- a CDS encoding YraN family protein; this translates as MNKRKIGSFYEEKSCDFLIRDDYKILERNYRNRYGEIDIIAEKNFELVFIEVKYRKTNNYGYGYEAVNKKKLLRIFNLAQIYMQNKKFNNYKIRFDCMSYLDEELEWIKNMAWGDEIGF